The sequence ACTATAGTCAAGTAAAAGATCATTGAACTTGCTTGTGGCTTCGTCATCTTCTGTATGCGAAAGTGTGTGTTAATGGTGAAATTGAAGACACAAGGGTGGTTTGGTATGGTGTGGTGTGGGTTATTTTTTATCCATAAATTTTAGTATTGGTATCCGATTAGATTTGATTTATTctttatatttgaataaaaaaaataaatttaaagtgaAGCAATCATtgaagagtaggtcttttgtgagacaatctcacgaatctttatctgtgagacgggtcaacccaaccgatatttagcataaaaagtaatactcttagcataaaaagtaatactttttcatggatgacccaaataagagatccgtctcacaaaatacgacccgtatgaccgtctcacacaagtttttaccatcATTGTAATGGGTCTCGTCTTCCAAAATCCAAAAGCTGTGCGACACCTGGAATAGATCTCGGGCCTAAGCCTGAAGAGACGAAGTTTCAACGCTGTGGAGATCGCATTTTTTTGACAGCCACCCATCCAAATTTATGTATTTTCTGAGGTCaacatctattttttttattttttaaagacaCATGTATAGGGATTTGCAATACAGCCCCCACTAATAATAATTGAACGTTGCTCTTAAATGAACAATTACCTACTGAGGGCTGAGGCATGTGAACTTTAGATCAATTCATTAATTAGCTGAACAAATACTGCTGTtcaacaacaattttttaaactatctttttgaaagattttgaaactCAAAAAATATACTATTTTGCGATTGTTTTCTAGCCAAGATATGGAAtttgttggtttgaattttctTACGGTTTGAATTTTCTTACTTGTATTTCACTCAACCTCAAAAATTAGCTCAAATGAGAGGATTGTTAAGTCTATATATACAAACCCAACGTGAAATTTACATTATCAGGTGGCCCATTGTGTAGTTCAATACATAGCGGTATGTCTTAGATTTGATACCATGTTGAGGTCGTGACTTAAATCTAACTCAACTAAAAAAAGTAGCCCAAGGTGAGATGATTATTTGGAATAACGTAGCCACAAGCAAGTTAAAAAAAAGTAGCTCAAGGTGAGACTTAAATCTTACCCTAATTAGTccaattcttttcatcaacgCCTTGATCAATAAtatcagaactcatttctgattgcaccgatcggatcatggtaagagcttcTAGTAGCATCGCTCCATGATTCATTAGGTATCGTTGATAGTGCATGCAATAACCTTaagttatgattagcgtacagtacggtcccttcaacacatatatctcgATCAAAATTGCAACCATtaatatatcgagagttgcatatgaattcgataacgatgtgacttatctttgagtactaatagtggcatgaTATGTGCAATTAGGAAAACACTTTTCCtcaaagcacatttcttgctctagccagagactccttgcactattaattcatcagatcacataggatatcttcacccgtaggcaaaTGGTGAATccctcgactacaatgcatttgctcttacgtatttcgaaactacacccaacctctcCACCTGATGATCCTCAATGGAGTCGATaaatggatcaaagtgcatgctagtacgtatagcctaTACATTATCCTGGATCAaagaactaatggtgtacaacaatAAAtgtggactattccactcgataagtgagaatcaCTTGGATAGTATGAGAGAGAGTTGTTcaatgcatcatcatatgatcacccatctatatgaatgaacatctccatgccctcgtcaatgaaacatgacgtttacatcacagatgttagtctcaagcgacttttatccttatttaggcaactgattcgactaggaacttgtttagaatatatgatacacttcttaatgagtttcatggtCTTACGTTGCGAGACAGACCTCTTGGTAGATATTTTATATTCAAGGAGTTTATGTATGAATGTTGCATGAGTATATAGATAAAGCGTAATGACATAactgaataaaatcgtaaaatattattaaaataaagatcgttttacattagagtcaataaaatctcaaaccacaagttggcttgttgGACACCCATCCTAGCAAGTGAAGTTTGGAGTTGGGCCAACTTTAAATACGACCCTTTCTGTTTCTTATGTGATCTGGTCAatataaatttgtgaaaatttCTCTAACTATCCAGACAAATATGTTGAAAATTTGTTCGTGTTTGGCTTCGTGCAAGCCCTTCACCCAATGAGATTGGCGAATGTTGGCTTCGCTCCGATCCATCGTCGGATACCTTCCAAGAACTTCCGACGTATACGGGCTCTAAGAAGACAACGAAAGTGGGTCCAAAGATCACTCACTTCTCAAATGATTTCAGTCAGTTCTCGATTAATTGTGATGTTATAGGCGAAATGTTAGTGACGGGAAACCAGAATGGACTTTGCGTGGCAAGGGCAAAGTAATATCAATTGACTACGTGATCACCACATACACGTGATGCCCATGCGGTGGTCCATTTAACTATTATGGAGACTTCTCATCCATACCCAAACAACATTTATGAGGCGGGTTCAGAGGCCGCCAAACATTATGAGTACCCTCAGCTCAGCTGGAACTCAAGAactcttggactttgtgtcgaAGTTTGGGCCCAATTTTGTGTTCATTATGGAAGTTAAAGCTATTTAGAGAAATatcgatattttaaaaaataaaattgaggtACAAAGGTATCTTCTTTGTGTAGGAGGAATTGCTTTATTTTGACAAGATCAACGGTTCCCTGGTGTTGTATCCGGGATTCCAATGACATCTTATCACAGTCTGAGAAACGAGGTGAATTCCTTCATCCGATTTCTCTCATAAGGtgaaacttagatttaaaaaaGCAATCACTCGTTGTCGAGATAAACTTGGTAGTTTGAAGAGGTTTGCGATGATCACACAGATATGCTTATCATTGAAACCAAACAAAAGCTCGATTCCTTATTGGTGCAAGAGAAAATATTCTGGAAACAACGATCTAAGATTTTTTGGCTTCAGGCAGGGGATGCAAACTATAACTTTTCCACAATTATGCTTCCACTCACAGGCGCAATAATAATTTTGCTCAACTTCAAGATGACATGGGATATGAGCTTCACGAACcgattttgaattattttcacGGTCTCTTTACTTCCAATGGTTTTGAAGAGCAACATATCTGAAAAAATATTctattcttttattattttgttaacttgatattataaatttaagattttgtttttttatattataaaattttgtttgatttaattctaGATGATAATATCTTGGTTGACTTGTTTCTAGATATTAtaagatttaattttaatatgtaattTATCTCTAAGATCTTGTATCCTTGTTTGAACGAGTTTTATGCATATTAAACTCTTGTTTCCATATTTGTAGGATTGATTTTATGGGAAGATAAGGTGACCAAGATATTGTTGTATATATACAGAATATTGAGATGAGAAGAGCACGACTGGAAGAGGAGAAGAGAGCTGCTGGAGTTTTCTGAAGATACACAAGTTCAGTATTGAAGAGTGTCGTGTGAAGATTTTGAGTGATTGATTCACATATATCGTGTTGCTGATTGGTGTTGACGACACTCAAGAACAACACTAacgcagagtgttgatcgaagagtggtttcgtttggttttaagcaatacgtttttattttatgcatctagtttttagtattggtttattttgatgcattttaatttctTGGAGTGTCAAAGAATTTTGCTTTGGTATTCTCATTAGTATTATTTTGGTGTAAATGATTTACATAATTTTCTAGTGATTTTTTTTTGCCATGAGACATTgcacaagtattcgtacttgtgcataatttaaattcGATgtctatttttttgtaaaatttacgtgcatgttaaataataaatttccgTTGCATGTTGTGTGCCCTGAACACAACACTAAATGATCAACATTCCCTTTTCAATATCCTTCCCCCACGTTACTAGATGTATCGACGATGATCATGAACAGTTTCTTTCTCTGCCCTTTTTTTAAGGAAGAGGTCCTGACAACTCTTCATTCCATGCACCCAGATAAATCCCTGGTCTAGACGGTTTAAATCCTAggttttaccataaattttggGACGTCACGGGAACTCATGTCCAACAACTTGTCTTGCTTTCTTAAATCACGGTTTTTTGTCGGAGGGTCTAAATGATACACTCATTGTTCTTATCCCGAAAAAGAAACGACCATCAAGAGTTTCTGATCTTTGACCCATACCTTTATGTAATGTGCTATTCAAGATCGTGTCAAAGGTGCTCTCATATCGACTGAAAAGTGAGCTTAAATATATTGTTTCTCTTTTGGAAAGTTCATTTACACCAGGCCGCTTCATAACTGATAATGTTCTCATCGCTTTTGAAATTGGGCATTACTTGAAAAGAAAGAGACAAGGAAATAAAGGCGAGGCTGCTTTGAAACTTGATATGTCAAAAAGCATAAGATCGCCTCGAGTGGAAATTCCTGAAAAATATGATGCTTCAATTGGTATTCCATCAACAATGGGTCAACCTTATTATGCTTTTTCTCTCTTCAGTAAGATATATTCTGGTGAAAAATGGGGTATGAGATCGACCCCATCATTCCCCACCGTGGACTTAGTCAATGGGATCATCTTTCTCCTTATCTTTTCGTTATTTTTACTGAGAAATGGGTATGCAGAAGCACGTAGAGGCACACTCCATGGTGTTCAAGTAGCTCGCACAGAGCCATCAATATCTAATCTTTTTTCCCGTTGATGATAGCCTTTTATTCTTCAAGGAAACTGTTGAGGAATGTGCTTTAGTCAAATACTGTCTTCACAATAATGAGCTAGCATAAGGCCAGATTGTGAACTATGAGAAATCTTAGATATTCTTTAGGTCGAATGTGTCCTTGGAATTGAAAAATACAATCTATGAAAAGCTAGGGGTGGTCTATACTGATGGATAAATGGTGAGTGGTGAATGGAAAGATGTAGGTTTGACCCCGAAAGATACCAGAAGTTTTTAGAAGAGGAAGAACGTTGTTAGACTGGATCTCGATAAAACACATGCACGCGCAGCCGACACGGTTCGGTGCGGTCTCTTGATCATGTTAATCTTTGGACAATTTCCTCCCGTCTGCCGCGactaattttggtttttttggtGGTTGTTAAATATCGGGTGGCTTTAGGATCAAACTCGTCCAGTAACCATATGCTAGGCCCTTCGCACGCCTGAGATATTGGAATTCAAAACTTTGTTCGTTTGCCAGATCACAGTCTCAAATAATTTATAGTAAAAAACATTGATCTACTACATTGGGTTggtaattttcttttcttcgaACAGATTAATGAATCCTTGAATGAAAAATGGGTTATGAATGTCAATTAATTAACGCCACTCGTTGCACAACtttcttgaattattttatcaatAGCAAACAATTTTTTGTTGCGAGTTTTACTCATCTCATAATCCTGAAGCTTAGTTTCCCTCCAAACAAGAATTTCTACAGCAGTTTTAAGGAGTCATAATTACAATTATAATCAGCAACAATTTCAGGGGTGAAATTCAAGTATTATGGGTGAAAATTCAATTTACAATTTGTATGAATTCTGAACAACATACACAACAGCCCAGACTCAAAATCAATAAAGAACACAATTTGAACTGAAGCAGATCAAATCTAAACAGTGTAAAGAACAATAAAACACTAAAAATCTATTCGTCTCTTACCAAAATTGATGTTATGACGTGTCTTGCAATTACATCCAACAATAGGAcacccaaaaaaatttaaaatataaaaagctCACAGATTCAAATATTATACCATATCTGAATGCTTTCTTCTGGCGTGACACCCGCTGGCTCAGAACATCCGAGCGTCTTCTCCTTCAGCATGTTCATTTTCAGATTTCTCAGTAGCTCCATTTGCAGATTTTTCATCTCTACATAAACAGTACTAATGTCAATGGACGATAGTTTATGAGTAAATATTTTAAGGTAGACAAAATGCGTACAAAGTTCAAGATGATATCACAAAAATCGCctattttcgtcgaaaatccGTGATGTCCATTTCGAAGCCAGCTATGATATTTCTTGCATATTGACGAGGACaacttatttttgaattatttcggAATCATCCAAATATGTGGACAACAAGAATCAAAGAAAATCCAGTACCGATGCACCGATAAGATCAATAAACAAGAACAATATGCAGATATGACAATATGCCGATCACCGCTCCTTTGTTTCATTAGCTAGGGGTAACTTTAATCAAACCATAATGGCTAGTTGAGAGTAATAACTTCATGCATTGAGTTGTACGATTGTTCCTATAAACCTACATCCGTGAGAGTATGGAGCATAGTTAATCCAGGATGAAATGGAGAAGAGTCTCATTCCTGCTATGAGAATACAAACAATAACAATGGAACCACTAACCCCAGCAATAAAAAacccaagacaagaaaattttGTAGATAACGGAGTTCTACACATCGCTCACTCAAATGTCTTCTAAGCCGTGGTGCTGATAAATGCTTGCGCCAAAGGAGACCTGACAGGACCTAACcccacccacacacacacagacaCTAGCACTAAACATATTGAAACACCAATCATAACCAAGAAAACACAAACAAGTAAATCAACTTAACATGACCAAAATCCCATTATTTACAGAAAAGCGAGCGCACAGATAAAAAACACTGCAAAAGCTTTCAATCAGCAATACCAAAATTCGAAAATCTGATTATTTAACTGTTTCAATCAAGCTATTAATCAATATCCCAAAATAAGACAAAAGAATCAATTGCACCATCTAACATCTTAATACTATCCAGAATTAAAGTAAATTTGTAATGAAAAACgaaaaaattaaagtaaattCATGACCAAATGCACCACCAACCTTTCCGGTCGAGAATCAACAGACTCCGGCTTTCTCCAAGCCGTCTCTCTCCCCTTTCCACTCCAAAAGCCCTTCTCCTTATCATCATCAGCTGCAACACCCTTGATCTTCGTGGATTCGAGCTTCTCCTCAATTTCATTCACATCCTGTCCCAATTCCTTTAACACCTCCTCCCTCGGCCTCGCCTCTCCGAAGGGATTATTCCCCTTGGGTTTTGCATCAATCTTAATCCCAGAACCCTTCTCCCCGTCATCCATTGGTAGTGTTCTTGGCTTCAAATTCAACCTCGGCCTACCACCACCTCCAATACTCTCCTCCTCTCGTTTACGCCCCCATGACTCGGAATCGACACCATTCGATTCAGAAACCCCTCTTCTTTCCCGCAAACTATCGAATGCTCCGCCAGCCTTCCTTCCCTCCCCCCAATTACTCGAATCTGATCCAAAGCTTCCTCTTTTCTCATACCTCCTCGTCTCCGATGGAACAAAACTCTTGTTTGCAGCCCAGTTATCGGAATCATCCGCTCGAGACAGTGAATCCGTGAAAAAACCACCTCTTTCCTTCCTCTCGAATCCATTATTCAGAGATGATTTCTTTCCTGTTGCCCAACTATCACTCTCGTCAGCCCTAGATGGCTCATATTCACGGCTCTGATCCCGATTGAAGCTTCCCTGTCGGCGCGGCTGCTCATCCCTGTAGCCGccgtaagatctgaatccaccCCCGAGCTTGTTCTGCTCGAGCTCTTCTGAAGAACGCTGACGCGGCCCCGTTGGGAGCAACAAGAGTTCATCAGGAGTGAAGCCCTTGGAAGCCTCGGATTTCGTCGTCTTAGCAGCACCATATGCGGAGAATTCTTGAAGGGATAGGGTCTGGGGTTTCTTCTTTTTGGTCTGCGTGGACGCGGCGGTGGCAAGGGAAGGAAAATCCACCGTATCGGCCCCTTTATTGCTGGAAACATCTTGATTGTGCTGCTGAAGGAGCCCCGCCTCGTTCTGCTCGGAATCCAAGGCCCACCCACCGGGTTTAGCCCACGCGCTCACTACCGCCGCCATGCCGCTTTCCTGTTTTTCTCTACTGCGTACGTCGCCAAATGTTTCGTCAAGATTTTATGGCGTCCGTTGAACGCAAGGAACGGCTTATATACCACGGGGTGTTGCAGTAATGTGTGATGGATGCTGATGAAATTAACGGTCCagattttgtgtttttttccctaaaatataaaattaattttttgacaGATTACACTCTCAAATCAAATTAAAGTAATTATTTTGCACTCTTTTAAAGCTGAAATTTAATGAGCAAAAGAATTATATTTGATAAAAGAACATAAATTTGCTATCAGTCCACAGGGGAAATTTCTTCtcacccactcatttatttgtTCTGGCCTCCctaaaaaaggcaaaaacttatatgagacggtctcacggataatattttctgaaatctcttatttgggtcatccatgaaaaaatattactttttatgttaagagtattacttttcattgtgaatatcagtatgaTTGACTCGTcttacaaataaagattcgtgagaccgtctcacaaaaaatctACTCCCCAGAAAATGATTTGTTTACTACAAATTTCTCCGTCTCACAAGTAATCAATTTCACACAAGAAAAGCTGAGTGATCTTATGGGTTTTTGATTTAGTCAAAAGAACTACAATGCTTTGTCTTACCCGCCTGAAAATTCcatttttaaaatgtattttcgaGATTCCTTTTCACAATTCTTCGTTCTTAATTGATATCATTTCTTGAGAGATCGTTgggtaagatttaatttaattttatgattttgcttcttattgttttatatttatttttaaattttatttgatctaTAATTATGACTACTCGCTTATGAGTTTACTGATGTTGCAATATCAAAACCATGTTGATGTAGCTGCACTGAAGATCATGTgagttctattttttttatggaagtTGACTCCGAGGGCTAGCATCCATCAATCTCTCGGGGTTCATGGTAATGTAGACATACTATCTGTTCTTTTAAGACGACAAAATCTTTCCTCGTACTAGGGATGACGATGACGATGGCAATGGCAATAGCAATAGCATCTCCAATCCATACCTGTCTCGATTCCCTTTTTTGGTTCGAAGACTCCCCAAATCAGAACCCGCGAGAATCAAATCCCCATCCACATTACCGCTCCCATTCTCtttccaaaaatattaatggGACGGGATGGGACGGGACAGGGCCCCGAACCCGAACTTATTATCCCGTCCCGAAATTACAATTAttattaatgataatattaatatctatattgttattaatattttcaaaaaattaatatcattatattattaataatattatttttgggtagGTTCGGAGATGGAGATAATATTCTCATACACGTCTTGAAATATTACGTTGATTCAAAAAAATCTCTGAACCCGAAAAAAGCAAAAATCCCATCCCCTTTACGGGTTTTTTTCCGCGGGTTTCGAATATGTGGAGAAAATTGCCATCCCTACCTCGCACAATGTGATGACTCTGAATCTGTGGAGAAAATTGTCATCTCTATTTCGCACGACGTGAGCTTACATCTGCGACCAATTTTTTTACCCAAATAATTTAGTGGAAGATGGTGTAACCGAGAATTTTGGAAGACGgtcttcatttttttattagtgATGCCCATGTAAATTAGGTGAGTTGGGTGGGCAATCTAGCGAACAAAGATGTGTACTTTCTCTGTGAAAGTTTTGGCCTTATGGGATGACCTGGGTTGGCCTAAAGGGATGAGCTCGGGTGGTCTGACATGATTTGGTGAGATGATCCTAGGTGGTCTGGCCTGGCCTAATGGATGATCCCGGGTGGTCTGGCCTGCCTTGGTGGGATGACCCCGGGTAGTCTGATCTGATCTCCCAAGTGGTCTAGCCTGGCTGATGTGATGACCTCGGGCGGTCTGACCTGGTCTCCAGGGTGGTTTGGTGTGTGAGTACCCTTGACAGGGTAACATGAGCTTGGGTCAGACGATCTGCACACGCTCAACAACAAAACGTCAGTGGGACGCAAGAAGAGTTTCCGGTATGGCTACTCTAACGCATAAATCAGTACAATGTTCACTAAGTAGAGAGATAATTTATTGAATGCACTAGAATGCAATATATCTTTCCCAAATGAGCAAACTTGGTTATTCATAAGGGGAGAAGATGACCTCGATTATAGTGCATATACAATGTTCCTGATTAGACATATGCCCAAACTATGTCCTCTGACGACTGCCCATGCCCTGTCCTCTGTCAATAGGCATGGCGACTCATACTATTCTGGTCTTTTCATGGGTACTGATTGTCATGCTAATGATGCATGGTGGCCCATACTGGTCTGGTCTTGTCATGGGCACTGATCGTCATGCTAATGATGCATGAAAATCCATACTGGTCGGGCGAGAGGACCCTGGTTGAGCTAGGTGAATCTTGGCTGGGCTAGATGAACCATGGCCTTGCTAGATGAACCTTGGCTAACTAATGATGCCCGGGCTCTACTCAATTTCCCAGGAGCAACTTGGAATCTGATCCTGCTTTTGGTCCTCCTTTCCTGCCCGAGTCCAAGGATGACCAGGGCCTTTCTAGGGTACCACCACTCTCTCCTTAAATAATCGGACTAGATtcatactcgctgtcccgattagtcatgcTTGGACTCCGTCGGAAAGATAGTTAATTCTTACTTTCAGATTGACTCGTACAAATAAAAAATAGCAATTTGAAGAGGATGACATTATCCCTGCGAACATGGAAGGCTTCTCCAATCTGTACAAGGCCATTGAATCTTTCTTTGATGACGATGTGAGGTGACATTTTGCCTCAGCTCCTCCACTATACTTGTTTAGCTATcgatgaaaatattcattttctaAGTGTTGAAAAGTAACCGGATCTTGATGCCTCTCGCACTTTgataagatgtcggggcctcatgtctcttGGACTTAGATAAGATGTCAGGGTCTCATATCTCCCGGACTTTGAATAAGATGCCAGAGCCTTATGTCTCCCCACTTAGATAAGGTGTTGGAGCCTCATATCTCCCGAACTTTGAATAAGTTTCCGGGACCTCATGTCTCCCGGTCTTAGATAAGGTGTCAAGGCTTCATGTCTCCCAGACTTTGAATAAGGTAAGGCCTCATGTCTCCTGGAATTAGATAAGGTGGCAGGACCTCGTGTCTCCCGGACTTTGAATAAGGTGCCCGTGCCTCATATATATCGGATTTTTAACTTTCCTACTTATCATACTATGTtagtttaattaaaaatcaaataactaaTCTGGAATTACTGAATCCGAATTCATTTATGGTAGAGTGAGATTTCTTAGTTGAGCTGAATTAAGTAACCAATATAGTTGCACGCTACTGAGTACATAGCCAAATGTCATTCCATGCCAATCTAGAAATAGCTGCCGAAATTTGAGCCCAAATGAAGAGCCATTAGTTAAAATATGAGTGTCAATCTGGTCAAGCTTATTTTAATGGAAATCGTATCTACGTTTATATATCTGATTTctcacagacggcgccaatgatgaaGGCAAGTAGATTGAGTGAGTTAGGTGGGCAATCTACCGAGCAGAGATGTGTACTTTCCCTGTGAAGATTTTGACATGATGGGATGAGTCCGGCCTGACCTGATGGGATGAGCTCGGGTGGTCTGGTCTGATTTGATCGGATGACCTTGGGAGGTCTGGTCTTGCCTGATTTGGTGGGATGGCCCCAGGTGGTCTGAACTGACCTGGCCTGATGGATATATGGATGGACCTTGTTAGTCGGTGGTCTGACTTGGTCTCCCGAGTGGTCTAGCCTGGCTAGTGGGATGACCCCGGGTGGTCTGGTCTGGTCTTCCGGGTGGTCTGACCTGAGAGTACCTTTGACAGGGTAAGATGAGCTTGGGTCAAACGATCTGCGGACACTCAACAACAAAATGTCAGTGGGCGCCAGAAGGGTTTCAGGCCTGGCCAATTCGACTCTTAAGTCAGTACAAGGTTTACTAAATAGAAATAGAATTTATTGAATACActagaattcaatatatctttcCCAAATAAGCAAACCTGAATATTTATAGAGGAGAAAATGACATCGATTATAGTGCATATACACTTTTCCTTACTAGACATATGCCCATGCCATGTTCTCTGACAGCTGCTGCTCATGCCCTGTTCTATATCAATAGGTATGTCGACCTATACTGTTCTGGTCATGTCATAGGCACTGATTGTCATGCTAATGATGCATGGTGATCCATACTGGTCTTGTCTTGTTCTAGGCACTTATTGTTATGCTAATGATGCATGGTAACACATACTGGTCGGATGACCTGAACCCTGGTCGGGAGAGAGGACCCTGGTCAAGCTAGATGAATCTTGGCTGGGCTAGATGAACCCTCGCTAACTGATGATGCTCGGGATTTACTCAGTTTCTCGGGAGCAACTTGGAATCTAATCCTGTTTTCTATCCTCCTTTCCTGTTCGAGTCCAAAGATGTACAGGGCCTCTCTAGGGCAGAACCATTTatgtttgattaattaatgCGGTTCATATGCATAATCTAGGACTAACATAATAGCGATTACGACTAACATAATCGCATGTCCTAATTGCGTAATTCTTTTTTGGAATGAAAGTGTGAGGTTATTCTCGTTGACAGGGTAGGTCAATCTCGCGGAGCAACACAAGATCATGGTGTTATTATTCTACCTCACATTGTATTTCAGGATAATTACTGCAACAATTTTCATCCCCATTTTTATTTGTGTATGAATATCacattaataatatgatatttagcaaaaaacataaaatacatCATAGTGTTTGAAGTTTCAAGTTTTATATgctttaaaatatatacaaattattAGCTTTTAGCTAAGAAAATTACAGGGACACAAGATTATTGTGTTATATACCAACtcaaatgtatgtatttgtataccTAATATTTATGATACAATTCAATTATAATGTCAACCAAGAATCAtcaaaagtaaaatattttattctcattttttttcactttataaaattattattgttataccAAAAGTTAATTTGTTTTTCTCCGATGATTAGAAAAAAATCTCCGATGGTTGGAACTTATGCTTTTGTAGTTTGTTTTATAACAGATTTTGTCTGGTTATGGACTAAGTTTCTTATATGTTGTCGTTTGCTGAGAATTTATAGTTATATTTGTGGTTTATGTTGACTTGATGTCATTGACTTAATAGCGTGGATTGTAGATTATTGTGTTTGTAGAAGATGTTAAGCACTTCGATAATATATCTTTGTGTTTAGTGTTACTTATCTGTGCAATGTGATGTTTGGGTAATATGTGTTCTTGTCTATTGAGTAATATATGTTTGATCTCAGTAGTAGGTTTATTAAATGACCAATACAAGTCCAAGTTCTTCCAGCAAAATTGAGTTTACATATTGAAAAGTtgtttatatgatatttgagtagtAAAATTGACAAATTGGATATATGGTATTCATACAATACATGATGCATTTTATCATAGAATTTGAAAATAGTAGAATATTTATACAATTTGATATGTTGTCGATCAATCTGGGTATTCGTAGAATGTCGTTAAGGTACTGGTCCGAGGTGTTGTAGGTAAAATTTCATTGAAATTAGATATAAATGAGACCAGTC comes from Primulina huaijiensis isolate GDHJ02 chromosome 2, ASM1229523v2, whole genome shotgun sequence and encodes:
- the LOC140969038 gene encoding eukaryotic translation initiation factor 4B3-like, with product MAAVVSAWAKPGGWALDSEQNEAGLLQQHNQDVSSNKGADTVDFPSLATAASTQTKKKKPQTLSLQEFSAYGAAKTTKSEASKGFTPDELLLLPTGPRQRSSEELEQNKLGGGFRSYGGYRDEQPRRQGSFNRDQSREYEPSRADESDSWATGKKSSLNNGFERKERGGFFTDSLSRADDSDNWAANKSFVPSETRRYEKRGSFGSDSSNWGEGRKAGGAFDSLRERRGVSESNGVDSESWGRKREEESIGGGGRPRLNLKPRTLPMDDGEKGSGIKIDAKPKGNNPFGEARPREEVLKELGQDVNEIEEKLESTKIKGVAADDDKEKGFWSGKGRETAWRKPESVDSRPERDEKSANGATEKSENEHAEGEDARMF